From the Bacteroidota bacterium genome, one window contains:
- a CDS encoding type IX secretion system membrane protein PorP/SprF: protein MRKTLTVAFFIAILGSSLAALAQQDPQFSQNMFTKLSVNPGVAGANDAICGTLLYRNQWTGFGGEPKTMLFTADMPLDVIHGAVGLSIYAADNLGAEKNLSLRGAYAYRADLGAGRIGIGVNLGYHQKSIDGSKFIYNDIGDQSIPLNSVSGGTFDLGFGAYYNTDRLYVGLSAQHLTQGDIKYSNITTSLARHYYLMAGYNVDLTSSLTLKPMIMLKSDAVSTQADFNANLWINNRFWVGGSYRLQDAIVLLAGLEIVPNLKLGYSYDLTTSDIKTYSSGTHEVMLGYCFKPNKVVKRQFHRNVRFL from the coding sequence ATGCGTAAAACACTTACGGTTGCGTTTTTTATTGCCATCCTGGGGAGCAGCCTGGCTGCTCTTGCACAACAGGACCCCCAATTCAGCCAAAATATGTTCACCAAATTGTCGGTGAATCCAGGTGTCGCAGGCGCTAATGACGCGATCTGTGGAACCTTATTGTACCGCAATCAGTGGACAGGATTTGGCGGCGAGCCGAAAACCATGTTGTTTACAGCTGATATGCCTTTGGATGTGATCCATGGAGCAGTTGGCTTATCCATTTATGCTGCCGATAATCTGGGTGCTGAAAAAAATCTTAGCCTGAGAGGCGCTTACGCGTATCGCGCAGACCTGGGTGCAGGAAGAATTGGTATCGGAGTAAATCTGGGTTATCATCAGAAGTCTATCGATGGTTCTAAATTCATTTACAACGACATCGGTGATCAGAGTATCCCTCTGAATTCCGTGAGCGGAGGTACTTTCGATCTTGGATTTGGAGCTTATTATAATACCGATCGTTTGTATGTGGGTCTGTCGGCCCAGCACCTAACACAAGGTGATATTAAGTATAGTAACATCACCACCTCTCTTGCCCGCCATTATTATCTAATGGCAGGATACAATGTTGACTTAACTTCTTCGTTAACACTAAAACCAATGATAATGCTGAAATCGGATGCGGTTTCTACGCAGGCTGATTTTAACGCGAATCTTTGGATCAATAATCGTTTCTGGGTCGGGGGTTCATATCGTTTACAGGATGCTATCGTACTATTGGCAGGACTGGAAATTGTACCGAACCTGAAATTGGGGTATTCTTACGATCTGACAACATCAGATATCAAAACATACAGCAGCGGAACGCACGAGGTGATGCTGGGGTATTGTTTCAAACCTAATAAAGTAGTAAAGCGTCAGTTCCACCGGAATGTAAGATTCTTGTGA
- a CDS encoding formimidoylglutamase: MDLSLYFKPLNPDRFGAATEQKNCLGSVVQKFIDPEKFPDFTGCDIAIIGVEEDRGAVHNDGCGRAPDVVREKLYTLRTARYPYKVVDLGNIIPGESLTDTYAAVSAILVELFKEGVLPVILGGSQDLTFAQYVAYQKLEETVNIVSVDARFDLGTSEEPNNSDSYLGKIVLHEPNFLFNFSNIGYQTYFVGHEQIDLMEKLYFDAYRLGQVRRDMEEVEPIVRNADILSFDITAIRQSDAPGNGNATPNGFYGEEACQIVRYAGLSDKLTSFGLYEINPLFDNHDQTSHLAAQMIWYLMDGFYNRKKDVPLKSKTEFIKYRVNIKKSDQEIVFYKSNKSERWWMEVPYPGNKVRYHKHHLVPCSYRDYETACNDEMPERWWQAFQKLS, from the coding sequence TTGGATCTTTCTCTCTATTTCAAACCCTTAAATCCCGACAGGTTCGGAGCGGCGACGGAGCAAAAAAATTGTCTGGGCTCGGTGGTTCAGAAATTTATTGATCCGGAGAAGTTCCCTGATTTTACGGGTTGCGACATTGCGATTATTGGTGTTGAGGAAGACCGTGGAGCTGTACACAATGATGGTTGTGGAAGAGCACCGGATGTTGTTCGTGAGAAACTTTACACACTACGCACAGCCCGTTATCCTTACAAAGTAGTTGACCTTGGTAATATTATTCCGGGTGAAAGTCTCACGGATACCTATGCTGCTGTTTCGGCAATTTTGGTTGAGTTGTTTAAAGAAGGTGTTCTTCCTGTGATACTTGGCGGCAGTCAGGATCTCACATTCGCGCAGTATGTAGCATATCAGAAATTGGAAGAGACCGTCAATATAGTTTCGGTGGATGCGCGTTTCGATCTGGGAACCTCAGAAGAACCGAATAATTCAGATTCATATCTTGGAAAAATCGTTTTGCACGAGCCGAATTTTCTGTTCAACTTCAGCAATATCGGTTACCAGACTTATTTTGTAGGTCATGAACAGATCGATCTGATGGAGAAGCTCTACTTTGATGCGTATCGCCTCGGGCAGGTTCGAAGGGATATGGAAGAAGTTGAACCCATCGTACGGAACGCGGATATTCTTTCTTTTGATATTACTGCAATTCGTCAGAGTGATGCACCCGGAAATGGCAACGCGACACCCAATGGTTTTTATGGTGAGGAAGCCTGCCAGATAGTTCGTTATGCCGGTTTGAGTGATAAGCTTACATCATTCGGCCTCTACGAGATCAATCCGCTTTTCGACAACCATGATCAAACTTCTCATCTGGCAGCTCAGATGATCTGGTATCTGATGGATGGTTTTTACAATCGCAAAAAAGATGTTCCGCTGAAGAGCAAGACAGAATTTATCAAGTACCGGGTGAATATCAAGAAGTCGGACCAGGAAATTGTTTTTTACAAGAGTAACAAAAGCGAACGCTGGTGGATGGAAGTACCGTATCCGGGTAATAAAGTCCGGTATCACAAGCACCATCTTGTGCCCTGCTCATACAGGGATTACGAAACCGCGTGCAATGACGAGATGCCGGAACGCTGGTGGCAGGCATTTCAAAAACTCAGCTAA
- the topA gene encoding type I DNA topoisomerase produces the protein MAKNLVIVESPAKAKTIEGYLGKDYTVKSSYGHVRDLVKSGMGIKVEKNFEPVYEISKDKEDVINDLKKLVKKADVVWLATDEDREGEAISWHLFEALKLDDKNTHRIVFHEITKKAITEAIKHPRKIDKHLVDAQQARRILDRLVGFELSPVLWKKVRPQLSAGRVQSVTVRLIVEREREIDAHKVASSFRVVAIFEADGKSFKAELPKRFKTQAEAQKFLEQCIGANFSVKNLEIKPGKRSPSAPFTTSTLQQEASRKLGFSVAQTMVLAQRLYESGKITYMRTDSVALSQDALTMAESVITKNYGKKYVEIHQYKNKIASAQEAHEAIRPTDLAVEEVEADSREQKLYSLIWKRTIASQMADAQLEKTVVTITSTQTKEDFVASGEVIKFDGFLKVYMESTDDEAPEDQEGILPPMKVGDKLKLNEVTATERFTYPPPRYTEASLVKKLEELGIGRPSTYAPTISTVQKRGYVVKEERQGRERPYQVLTLKKSKITTETKTEITGAEKNKLFPTDIGMLVNDFLVLNFKEILDYNFTAYVEKEFDDIANGELKWQKMIKEFYGPFHITVTTTEKESERVTGERILGKDPVSGLTLLVRVGRFGPMAQIGTTEETEKPRYAKMRNDQRLDTITLEEALDLFKMPRKLGLYEDTEVQVSIGRFGPYVRLGDFYVSIKKEEDPYTITYDRCVELIEEKRKSNAEKIIQSFEEDKTVQVLNGRWGPYIAYGDRNIKIPKDRDPKSLSLTEIHEIAASTPVTPKKKAAWRKKKA, from the coding sequence ATGGCAAAAAATCTTGTAATCGTTGAGTCACCGGCAAAGGCAAAAACCATTGAAGGATATCTCGGAAAAGACTATACCGTGAAATCCAGTTATGGTCATGTCCGCGATCTGGTGAAGAGTGGAATGGGAATTAAAGTTGAGAAAAACTTTGAACCTGTATACGAAATCAGCAAGGACAAGGAGGATGTGATCAATGATCTGAAGAAGTTGGTGAAGAAGGCAGATGTTGTCTGGCTCGCGACGGATGAGGACCGAGAAGGAGAAGCCATTTCGTGGCATTTGTTTGAAGCCCTCAAACTGGATGATAAAAATACACATCGTATTGTGTTTCATGAGATCACAAAAAAAGCGATCACGGAAGCCATCAAACATCCCAGGAAGATTGATAAACATCTTGTTGACGCGCAACAAGCCAGAAGAATTCTTGACCGGCTTGTAGGTTTTGAGTTATCACCGGTTCTCTGGAAAAAAGTCCGCCCTCAGCTTTCGGCCGGTCGGGTACAATCCGTAACAGTACGACTCATCGTTGAACGCGAACGCGAAATTGACGCGCACAAAGTCGCTTCTTCTTTCAGAGTCGTAGCAATTTTTGAAGCGGATGGAAAATCGTTTAAAGCCGAATTGCCAAAACGTTTTAAAACTCAGGCAGAGGCTCAGAAATTTCTGGAACAATGTATCGGCGCGAATTTCAGTGTAAAAAATCTGGAAATAAAACCCGGCAAACGTTCACCATCAGCGCCATTCACGACTTCTACTCTCCAGCAGGAGGCCAGCAGAAAACTTGGTTTCAGCGTCGCGCAAACTATGGTTCTTGCTCAACGATTGTATGAAAGTGGTAAGATCACTTACATGCGTACCGATTCTGTGGCGCTGTCACAGGATGCACTCACCATGGCGGAAAGTGTGATCACAAAAAATTACGGAAAGAAATACGTAGAGATACATCAGTACAAAAATAAAATCGCCTCGGCTCAGGAAGCTCACGAAGCCATTCGTCCGACTGATCTTGCCGTAGAAGAGGTGGAAGCGGATTCACGCGAACAAAAACTGTACAGCCTCATCTGGAAACGTACCATCGCGTCACAGATGGCGGATGCGCAATTGGAAAAAACGGTTGTGACCATTACTTCCACACAAACCAAAGAAGATTTTGTCGCTTCCGGTGAAGTAATCAAATTCGACGGGTTCCTGAAAGTGTACATGGAAAGTACGGATGATGAAGCTCCGGAAGATCAGGAAGGCATTTTGCCTCCGATGAAAGTTGGCGACAAACTCAAACTCAATGAGGTTACAGCTACAGAACGATTCACATATCCGCCACCACGCTATACAGAAGCATCCCTCGTAAAAAAACTGGAAGAACTCGGTATCGGTCGTCCTTCTACCTATGCGCCGACAATTTCTACCGTTCAAAAACGTGGGTATGTAGTGAAAGAAGAACGCCAGGGAAGAGAACGTCCTTACCAGGTGCTTACTTTGAAAAAGAGTAAAATCACTACCGAGACAAAAACGGAAATTACCGGAGCAGAAAAAAATAAATTATTCCCTACAGATATAGGTATGTTGGTGAATGATTTCCTTGTTCTGAATTTTAAAGAGATTCTTGATTATAATTTTACTGCCTATGTCGAAAAAGAATTCGACGATATCGCCAATGGTGAATTGAAATGGCAAAAAATGATCAAGGAGTTTTACGGGCCGTTCCATATTACTGTCACAACTACCGAAAAGGAATCAGAACGCGTAACCGGAGAAAGAATTCTTGGTAAGGATCCTGTAAGCGGACTTACATTATTGGTAAGAGTAGGTCGTTTTGGTCCGATGGCGCAGATTGGAACTACAGAAGAAACTGAGAAGCCACGCTATGCAAAAATGAGAAACGATCAGCGTCTCGATACCATCACGCTCGAGGAAGCGCTGGATCTTTTCAAAATGCCGCGCAAACTTGGTTTGTATGAAGATACTGAAGTACAGGTTTCGATCGGAAGGTTTGGTCCATATGTGCGTCTTGGTGATTTCTATGTTTCTATCAAGAAAGAAGAAGATCCATACACGATCACTTATGATCGCTGTGTTGAGTTGATCGAAGAAAAAAGAAAATCAAACGCGGAAAAAATAATTCAATCCTTCGAAGAGGATAAAACCGTTCAGGTACTCAACGGTCGATGGGGCCCGTACATCGCTTATGGAGATCGTAATATAAAGATCCCCAAAGACCGTGATCCCAAATCCCTCAGCCTCACTGAAATTCACGAAATCGCCGCTTCCACTCCTGTGACCCCGAAGAAAAAGGCGGCATGGCGGAAGAAGAAGGCGTGA
- a CDS encoding T9SS type A sorting domain-containing protein encodes MTHEESNYQEIRKSTLFWLIFIVIANLFLLGIGKTDAQTLSSVDGSLSSSNTQPLIESNLQKQSSLLTEIVCKELNFWTVDAQGAILQWQLSGNSVSLTDTIFQTSPMVSIAYTDNLNGGTLSRTFYGSNSYHGSDLYYYNGQDWDTLPFPGGATVPNAGGYHSYLYFQALIHGSLSDAIIRFDGIHQDTIFILPYGHNFTIADIAVDALGNIWCMVGTQALQSDSIVVIDPSGNLIRSFAISVNTTHAYGCFLLNDEFYVVFGSGNSQYPSSIVQFSFSGNQASIQQVIPFPNNDFTDVASCVPGMPLILSLNSRFPQEEGLVLSPNPAGSLLHIRFPSEQNVTPILIVYDLTGKEVMREMLNSFDVELKLSGIEKGVYMLRIISGHKLYTSRFVKD; translated from the coding sequence ATGACACACGAAGAATCAAATTATCAGGAAATCAGGAAATCAACGCTCTTCTGGTTGATTTTTATTGTCATTGCCAATCTTTTCCTGCTTGGAATCGGTAAGACAGATGCTCAAACGCTAAGTTCGGTTGATGGGAGTCTCTCAAGTTCAAATACGCAACCGCTAATCGAAAGCAATCTTCAAAAACAGTCTTCACTGTTGACCGAAATTGTTTGCAAAGAATTGAATTTCTGGACAGTTGATGCTCAGGGTGCCATTTTACAATGGCAATTATCCGGCAACTCTGTTTCATTGACGGACACGATTTTTCAAACATCTCCAATGGTCTCGATTGCCTATACGGATAATCTCAATGGGGGAACGCTTTCAAGAACATTTTATGGATCAAATTCCTATCATGGAAGTGACCTGTATTATTACAATGGACAAGATTGGGATACACTTCCTTTTCCCGGTGGAGCCACAGTTCCCAATGCAGGAGGCTACCATTCATATCTTTATTTTCAGGCGTTGATACATGGTTCATTAAGCGATGCGATCATCCGTTTTGATGGAATTCATCAGGATACAATTTTCATCTTACCGTATGGACATAATTTCACCATTGCAGATATTGCGGTAGATGCGTTGGGCAATATCTGGTGTATGGTTGGAACACAAGCCCTTCAATCTGATTCCATTGTGGTAATTGACCCTTCAGGAAACTTAATACGGTCTTTTGCAATAAGTGTGAATACAACTCACGCATATGGATGCTTTCTTCTTAATGATGAATTCTATGTTGTTTTCGGAAGTGGAAATTCCCAATATCCTTCATCAATAGTTCAATTCAGTTTTTCTGGAAATCAGGCGAGTATTCAGCAAGTGATTCCATTTCCAAATAATGATTTTACAGATGTTGCTTCTTGTGTGCCGGGAATGCCATTGATTCTTAGTCTTAATTCCCGGTTTCCACAAGAGGAAGGGTTGGTTTTATCTCCAAATCCTGCCGGATCACTGCTTCATATTCGCTTTCCTTCGGAACAGAATGTTACACCTATATTAATAGTATATGATTTGACGGGAAAAGAAGTGATGAGGGAAATGTTGAATTCCTTTGATGTTGAGCTGAAATTAAGCGGAATTGAGAAGGGAGTGTATATGCTCAGAATCATTTCCGGGCATAAGTTGTACACATCACGATTTGTTAAGGATTGA